One stretch of Flavobacterium sp. 9 DNA includes these proteins:
- a CDS encoding sulfite exporter TauE/SafE family protein: MDTTLTTLVLSAITISCLHTASGPDHYLPFIVLSRSRKWSLAKTIWWTTICGLGHILSSVLLGLIGVLVGWQLSKLSMFQDIRGNVSGWCLLLFGAVYLVWGLRSAYLNKPHKHFEVYNDEDIYVYEHKHGEVVAPQSRVKITPWILFVIFVMGPSEPLVPLLFYSGVRRSPLEIIVLIAVFAIFTVLTMLVMVLLGRYGYSFFKTDKLERYVHAIGGAVVTICGIGMVFLGW, from the coding sequence ATGGATACAACATTAACAACACTTGTATTATCAGCTATAACTATTAGCTGTTTGCATACTGCTTCAGGACCAGATCATTACTTGCCTTTTATTGTTTTGTCACGATCCAGAAAGTGGTCTCTCGCCAAAACAATTTGGTGGACAACAATTTGTGGGCTCGGTCATATTTTAAGTTCGGTATTACTAGGATTGATAGGAGTTTTGGTAGGATGGCAATTGTCAAAACTATCTATGTTTCAGGATATCAGAGGGAATGTTTCGGGTTGGTGCCTGCTTTTGTTTGGAGCCGTATATCTTGTTTGGGGATTGCGCAGTGCTTACTTAAACAAACCACATAAGCATTTCGAAGTATATAATGACGAAGATATTTATGTCTACGAACATAAACACGGAGAAGTTGTGGCACCTCAAAGCCGTGTCAAAATTACGCCTTGGATCTTGTTTGTCATTTTTGTAATGGGTCCGAGTGAACCTCTTGTGCCATTATTATTTTATTCAGGAGTACGAAGATCTCCATTAGAAATCATTGTGCTAATTGCCGTTTTTGCCATTTTCACAGTTCTTACCATGCTTGTTATGGTATTGCTGGGGCGTTATGGTTATTCATTTTTCAAAACAGACAAACTAGAACGTTATGTCCATGCCATTGGCGGTGCAGTTGTCACCATATGTGGTATTGGAATGGTGTTTTTAGGTTGGTAA
- a CDS encoding AraC family transcriptional regulator, which yields MKESIRILNTYEYKLQFLPKVNPHVLFDQSLLQIYRIENYLKEIVIPVPPYRTTFNFLLFVTEGFMSQQIETENYLIGPGQILNIKQGSITRTIELSENVKGFYVMYENDIITSIALSRQDTIFLTSDPVIKIHENAYEFMATALELLEKELQSECIHQDICITFFRAIMLKIIKHAISKPLGMARELDITYKFREKLQQEHVEHKNVCFYAQELNISETYLNKCIKKATGKPPKQWINEICVQHSQILLRDLGREIADVAYELNFQSLSHFSRVFKKVTHQSPSAFRLEVNK from the coding sequence ATGAAAGAATCTATTCGAATTCTTAACACTTATGAGTACAAACTTCAGTTTTTGCCAAAAGTAAATCCCCATGTATTATTTGACCAATCACTGCTTCAAATATATCGAATAGAAAATTATTTAAAAGAAATAGTAATACCGGTACCTCCATACAGAACAACTTTTAATTTTCTTTTGTTTGTAACAGAAGGTTTTATGAGTCAGCAGATAGAAACAGAAAACTATCTAATAGGTCCTGGACAAATATTAAACATTAAACAGGGAAGTATTACCAGAACAATTGAATTATCTGAAAATGTCAAAGGATTTTATGTAATGTATGAAAATGACATTATAACTTCTATCGCTTTAAGCAGACAAGACACTATATTTCTTACTTCGGATCCTGTCATAAAAATTCATGAAAATGCTTATGAATTCATGGCTACAGCACTAGAATTACTAGAAAAAGAACTGCAATCAGAATGTATACATCAAGATATCTGCATTACTTTTTTTCGCGCTATTATGCTAAAAATCATTAAACATGCGATTTCTAAACCATTGGGAATGGCTCGGGAACTTGACATTACTTATAAATTCAGGGAAAAACTTCAGCAAGAACATGTTGAGCATAAAAATGTTTGCTTTTATGCACAGGAATTAAATATTTCTGAAACATATCTGAATAAATGCATAAAGAAAGCAACCGGAAAACCGCCCAAACAATGGATTAATGAAATTTGTGTACAACACAGTCAAATATTGCTTCGTGATTTAGGACGCGAAATTGCTGATGTAGCTTATGAGCTAAATTTTCAATCTCTTTCTCATTTTTCCAGAGTTTTTAAAAAGGTAACGCATCAATCACCTTCTGCATTTCGTTTGGAAGTAAATAAATAA
- a CDS encoding urea transporter, with amino-acid sequence MEKINLYIKTVLTSIGQIMLQENPWTGLLFLIGIFYGSPVMGIAAILSASVGLITAQLLKYDKTEIEHGLYGFSATLVGVALTFFFKRELIIWITIILGSALAAIVQNVFIRRKIPAFTLPFILITWVCLYVFHNLDIIGAPVMPAESLVDENGLATVARGFGEVIFQGSMIAGILFILAVFINSPIAALYAIAAGLISAYLSYQFAEPNADIHMGLFSFNAVLCAITFSGIRVRDGIYVLFSIILSTLIDVYMLKMGCSVLTFPFVAASWITLLVKKFLPAEYR; translated from the coding sequence ATGGAAAAAATTAATCTTTATATAAAAACGGTTTTGACCAGTATTGGTCAAATCATGCTTCAGGAAAATCCTTGGACAGGGCTGTTGTTTCTTATCGGAATATTTTATGGTTCACCTGTAATGGGTATTGCAGCTATTTTATCAGCTTCAGTTGGGTTGATTACGGCTCAATTATTAAAATATGACAAAACAGAAATAGAACATGGACTTTATGGATTTAGCGCAACACTTGTTGGAGTAGCATTAACTTTCTTTTTTAAACGAGAACTAATTATTTGGATAACCATTATTCTAGGATCTGCGTTGGCTGCAATAGTCCAAAATGTTTTTATTCGACGCAAAATACCCGCATTTACACTTCCGTTTATTCTTATTACCTGGGTTTGTCTTTATGTTTTTCATAATCTGGATATTATTGGAGCTCCAGTAATGCCTGCTGAGTCTCTTGTAGACGAAAATGGATTGGCGACAGTTGCACGTGGTTTTGGAGAAGTGATTTTTCAGGGAAGTATGATAGCCGGAATTTTATTTATTCTTGCAGTGTTTATTAATAGTCCAATTGCTGCTTTGTATGCAATTGCCGCAGGACTTATTAGCGCATATCTATCTTATCAGTTTGCTGAGCCTAATGCGGATATTCATATGGGTTTATTTAGTTTTAACGCCGTACTTTGCGCCATTACTTTCTCTGGTATTCGCGTAAGAGACGGAATCTATGTCCTTTTTTCAATCATTCTATCGACCTTGATAGATGTATATATGCTAAAAATGGGTTGCAGTGTACTTACTTTCCCATTTGTTGCAGCGAGCTGGATTACACTTCTTGTTAAAAAGTTTTTACCGGCTGAATATAGATAA
- a CDS encoding bifunctional 2-polyprenyl-6-hydroxyphenol methylase/3-demethylubiquinol 3-O-methyltransferase UbiG: protein MKQNIYDDIDFFENYGKMPRSVDGLNSAGEWHVLKNMLPDFQDKNVLDLGCGYGWHCIYAKEQGAKNVIGVDLSKKMIDKAKENSKELSIEYYQMPVEDIEFENEQFDIIFSSLTFHYIQNLDVVFRKINKFLKKGGSFVFSMEHPVFTSKPEQDWFKDEKGNLLHWPVDNYQDEGVRQTNFLGHKVIKYHRTVASILNTVIESGFAVKQISEPKPSEEIIEKYSAMKDELRRPIFIMVSAGKL, encoded by the coding sequence ATGAAACAAAATATTTACGACGATATAGATTTTTTTGAAAACTACGGTAAAATGCCACGTTCTGTAGACGGATTAAATTCAGCAGGAGAATGGCATGTTTTGAAAAATATGTTGCCAGATTTTCAAGATAAAAATGTTCTTGATCTTGGTTGCGGTTATGGCTGGCATTGTATTTATGCCAAAGAACAAGGTGCAAAAAATGTGATTGGAGTTGACTTGTCAAAGAAAATGATTGATAAAGCAAAGGAAAATTCAAAAGAACTATCAATAGAATATTATCAAATGCCTGTTGAAGATATTGAATTTGAAAATGAGCAGTTTGATATTATTTTTAGTTCGCTTACTTTTCATTACATCCAAAATTTGGACGTTGTTTTTCGTAAAATTAATAAGTTCCTGAAAAAAGGAGGAAGCTTTGTTTTCTCTATGGAACATCCTGTTTTTACTTCAAAACCAGAACAAGATTGGTTTAAGGACGAAAAAGGAAATTTGTTACATTGGCCAGTAGACAATTATCAAGACGAAGGAGTAAGACAAACGAATTTTTTAGGTCACAAAGTAATTAAATACCATCGAACTGTGGCAAGTATTCTAAATACTGTAATTGAGTCAGGTTTTGCTGTTAAACAAATATCGGAACCTAAACCATCAGAAGAAATTATTGAAAAATATTCGGCGATGAAAGACGAATTAAGAAGACCGATTTTTATTATGGTTTCTGCTGGAAAATTATAA